The Corylus avellana chromosome ca11, CavTom2PMs-1.0 genome contains the following window.
agtttattcttttaaattgagatTAGGTTAATCAATAcaatttgttttaattgttttaattttttttttcaagaagagaaaggaaagtaACTGCTATTAGGACTCCAACCAAGCAAAGGACCTATACCGCAAGTGCATCCccaagcaagcaagcaagcgACCACTAGTAGAGGAGGTTACAttctattcttttaatttaattaatgtttagtttattctttaaaattgtgaatGCTTAGtgaatacaatatatatatatatatatatttcaagaaGAGGAAGGAAGGTAACTTTTGGTAGGACTCCAGCCAAGCAAAAGATCTCCACAATAGGAGGTACACTagattatatgttttttttttttttttttttttttccggttTTTGGTAGTagtagttatatatatatggctattatgtttgttgttgttgttcattTGAATTGTGGTGGTTGTTGatcattttgttcttttttacttttcagtaagaagaataagaagaaaaacacGAGATGCTCAACTTGTTTTGCAAGATGAAGACGACAATGCTAATGTCAGTGCGGAGGACAATATTAATGTTGGTGTGAAGGACAATGTTAATATTGGTGTGGACACTGTGCCCAAAACAggtagaaaaaacaaaaaaacgtgGTAGGCTACGGAAGACTGAAGTGGTTCAGGTTATTAATGAAATCATCAAGGAGCTGTTGAGTGACTTCGAAATAACTGATGGCGAGAATGAAGACCTATTCTACAATGCTGAtgaggtcaataaagaaaaggatgGAATGGTCAACTGGTGGGACAATGTTGACTGTAACTTAAGTGAGACGGGAGCCGAGATTGGGGATTAGGAATCTGATGATTCaagtgatggtcttgcaagttCCCAAGGAAGTGATTCTTACGGTGTTGGAAAGAAAAAGCGGTATAGGCAGTTCAATGAGAAATATGACTTGAAAATTCCAGTAACGTTTGAAGCTGGGGATCAGTTTGTAGATATATATTCCTTCAAGAGGGCACTGAAGACTTATGATGTGTAGAAGGGGTTCGATTACCACTACAAACACAATGCCACTAGTAGAGTTAGTGTAGTCTGTAGAGCAAAGCATTGCGCATGGAGGATTCATGCCTCTATTGATGCTACGAGGACttgtatacaaattaaaactttCTACCCGATTCATATTTATGGTAATCAATACGAAAACACTAGATGCAATGTCGACTATCTTGTTCGTACGTATAAGAAAGACTTCAAGGATGATCCCACATGGACCCCGTATGCATTGCAACAGAGGGTGAAGAGAGACCTTGGCCTCGTTTGTTAAGTTGCAGCACATTCCCCAACTTCCCACGATACTGTTCCTCGATTAGATACATCTGAGCACGCTGCAATTCATCATGGGTTAACCGTGTATGTGACAAGCCaagttttgttaaaaaacaattatgCCCTTATGAGAGATAGAAAAGCCAATAGTCATCATTTCTTCTTCCAGCAAATTGCAAAGTCCCTACTCCTTCATTCGTTCTTCCATATTCGGTCCTTGCATATTCGTTCTCCCCGATCAATATCGAAAATCAAggtttgcttaattttttagaTGTCAACCagcattttgaattttttttttttttttgggttttatggTTTTTTGAATGGTTTGTGCAGCACTCGctacacacaacacacaagacagaaaaaaaacaagcttaaaaaaaacaaaggaagtTTAACACACTCACCTTGGTTGTCGATCTAGTCCGGGGATGTATCTGTGCTTGTCTTGTACTGTCCTGAGGCATATTAGAAAAATAGATCCAATCGGTTTTTCAGCCCGAAGAGTACAACCAACTGGAGTGCGAAGAATAGAGAACAGAGGTTTTTACTCACCAGCAGCGCACAGGTTCAAATACAGAACCCAACCCATTCACCAAGCCGATGAAGGTGCGGCTGATTCCCTTTCCCTGTTGATCCTCCTATATGCCGAGACAGAGAATGTCGGAAAGAGGAAGGAGATGGAAGGATGATTTGTTCTTGTTAATTACAGGAACATTGAGACGACTCGGTgcaaggaggaggaagaggttTCTCGCTGGGAATAAGTTTCTCGCTGAGGAAGAGGGGTAGTGTGAGACGGGGGGGAAAATTGGATACATTTGTGTAAGGTGTTTCGAAGGGGTAAAATAGGAATAAGGTGTCCtttaatttttcaaaccggCTATTACTCACAGGTTCAGTCTGTTCAACCACAAGTCGTACTTGATGAAGAGGCGCCAACCCATAGGAGAATAGTGACGTGTAAAAGCATGTcgtttgccaaacacccttcTTAACATAGATGTTCTCATTGCTCGTTGCTATAAAGCGAAGAAAGAGGCATTGCATCAACTTTTTGGTAGCCATTCTAAGCAATATCGCCTCACAAGGAGATATGTGTCAGCACTATTTAGCACCAATCCTAGTAGTAGTGCTTACGTTCAGAGAAATTGAGCATTCTTCCAAAAGATGTATATTTGCCTTGATGCGTACAAGAAGGGGTTCAAGTATGGTTGTCGggccataatttttttagatgcttgtcatctGAAGGGGGAATATGGGGGGCAATTATTGTGTGCTATAGGCAAGGATGACAACGACGACATGTTCCCCACTGCATTTGCTATGGTCGAGGCAGAGACAAGAGAGTCGTGGCTTGGAACTGCAGTTGTATGTGGTATTTGGTGGACTATTATGTCTGACAGGTAGAAGGTATTTGGTGTAATAAACTACTTATGTTCttattatattcttttatttgtttatgttcaTTAGCAATAATTCAATGCATAAATGTATGTGTGTAGGGGCTTGGAACTGCAATTGACGCTATGTTGCCACATGTTGAGCATCGCTTTTGTGTTCGTCATCTACATGCAAACTTCAAAGCGAAAGTCTACACGGGGAAAGCTTTTAAGGATGAGTTGTGGGGGGCTGCACGGACATCCAATATTTATGCTTTTGACCACCACATGCAGAAGATCTTGTCGATGGACAAAGGTGCACATGCTTACCTTAGTGGTGTACCTAAGGCATCATGGTCCAGACACACTTTCAGCTGCCAAACCAAAAGCGATATGTTATTGAATAACTTGACTGAGAGCTTTAATGCTTGGATTAAAGAAACTAGGAGTAAGCCCATCCTAACAATGGTTGAAGATATTCATCGGCAGATAATGGCACGCTTCCAGCAAAAAAAGAATGGAATCCGGTTGACGCAATACACAATATGTCCAAAGATTCATAAAAAGTTGGAGACGTCAAAAAGTGATGCAAGAAATTGTATCAGTCTGTGGCAAAATGAATTAGAGTTTGAGGTCGACCACGTGTACGATGCACGGCATTTAGTTAGGTTAAATCAACACACAATCACATGTGGGAGATGACAGTTGAATGGGATCATTTCCTCACATGCTTGTTCTGTAGTTTACATGCATAAGCAAAAATCAGAGGAATATTTGAATGGATATTACATGATGGACAAGTACATGCAAGGATATGCAGCTCGAGTTTATAGCATGGAAAGTCCAAACACATGGCTAGCTGATGATCCATGCAATGAAATTCTAACACCTATTATTAGAAGGGCTCCTGGTAGACCAAAGATTGCTAGGAGAAAAGCTGCAGATGAGTCAACTAATCCCGACAAGCTAACCCGTAGTGGATATGTTGTCAAATGTGAAAATTGTGGGGGTTGAGGGCATAATTACCTTTGAATCCGGACCGGAAGATGTGGGGAaaccaaagaaatataaacCAAAAAATGATGCTACTCAAGCACATGTAAAACctgtttgtttatgttgtttttagGAAGATGTTTGTGTATGTTGTTTTTAGATACATTAGTTACTGTTTTGGAGTATGATGGATTGAAAAATATTGGAGTATGAGGTGGACATCATGGTCATGGTCATTCTTGTGTCCGATTATATGAATACTAGACTGCTTAGCATAAAAATGTTTTGTCTTAATGTTTGGTTAATGCTTTTTagggatcccaacatgaaccacaggcagGAGCAGAAGCGGGGTCACCACAGCCTCGTGTTCGTACACGTAGGGCaactcagtcacaggtaaaattgATACTTTTTAGAATACATATTTCATATACCTATGTTGTGTAATAGTAACTAAGTAATATTTCATGAACCACAGGCGGAAGTAGAAGCGGGGTCGTCTCAGCATGgtagtacacgtagggctacacaTGTACTAAGGAGCTGAGGATGTAGTGCTACGCAATGATGTTGTGTTAACTAACCTAGATGATGTTAGTGATATCGTGTTAACTAACTTAGAGTTCATTGTGTTAAACACTTATCACATTCCTCATTACTTTCGTTTAAGACGTCATTTTTTGCTTGTAGTGGATAAATGTAATATGCCATAATGTATGACAATGGTGGCGCTTTTGTTACAacattttttgttgattttatgTAATGTCCCGAGTATGTATGCAATCTCTAATTTTGACACAATATGTTATGTTGATGAATTCATTCATGCCTCTATTCTAAGTTCTTATATACAAATTTAGTTTGCCATACACGTTATGTAACAAATTCACTACCAAATATAGCGTACTCACATTCAAATCAATACAGACACTAACATACATTTAATTATAGAAATTGAAAAagtcatacaattttttttgtgccTGCCTAATCCGATGATACAAAATATGCAATTGAAAATTACGTATCAATGCCCCAAACACAACCTTTCTATGcctcaatgccccatcaaccCTAGA
Protein-coding sequences here:
- the LOC132164938 gene encoding uncharacterized protein LOC132164938; the protein is MYICLDAYKKGFKYGCRAIIFLDACHLKGEYGGQLLCAIGKDDNDDMFPTAFAMVEAETRESWLGTAVGLGTAIDAMLPHVEHRFCVRHLHANFKAKVYTGKAFKDELWGAARTSNIYAFDHHMQKILSMDKGAHAYLSGVPKASWSRHTFSCQTKSDMLLNNLTESFNAWIKETRSKPILTMVEDIHRQIMARFQQKKNGIRLTQYTICPKIHKKLETSKSDARNCIIYMHKQKSEEYLNGYYMMDKYMQGYAARVYSMESPNTWLADDPCNEILTPIIRRAPGRPKIARRKAADESTNPDKLTRSGYEDVCGSQHEPQAGAEAGSPQPRVRTRRATQSQAEVEAGSSQHGSTRRATHVLRS